In the Arachis ipaensis cultivar K30076 chromosome B04, Araip1.1, whole genome shotgun sequence genome, NNNNNNNNNNNNNNNNNNNNNNNNNNNNNNNNNNNNNNNNNNNNNNNNNNNNNNNNNNNNNNNNNNNNNNNNNNNNNNNNNNNNNNNNNNNNNNNNNNNNNNNNNNNNNNNNNNNNNNNNNNNNNNNNNNNNNNNNNNNNNNNNNNNNNNNNNNNNNNNNNNNNNNNNNNNNNNNNNNNNNNNNNNNNNNNNNNNNNNNNNNNNNNNNNNNNNNNNNNNNNNNNNNNNNNNNNNNNNNNNNNNNNNNNNNNNNNNNNNNNNNNNNNNNNNNNNNNNNNNNNNNNNNNNNNNNNNNNNNNNNNNNNNNNNNNNNNNNNNNNNNNNNNNNNNNNNNNNNNNNNNNNNNNNNNNNNNNNNNNNNNNNNNNNNNNNNNNNNNNNNNNNNNNNNNNNNNNNNNNNNNNNNNNNNNNNNNNNNNNNNNNNNNNNNNNNNNNNNNNNNNNNNNNNNNNNNNNNNNNNNNNNNNNNNNNNNNNNNNNNNNNNNNNNNNNNNNNNNNNNNNNNNNNNNNNNNNNNNNNNNNNNNNNNNNNNNNNNNNNNNNNNNNNNNNNNNNNNNNNNNNNNNNNNNNNNNNNNNNNNNNNNNNNNNNNNNNNNNNNNNNNNNNNNNNNNNNNNNNNNNNNNNNNNNNNNNNNNNNNNNNNNNNNNNNNNNNNNNNNNNNNNNNNNNNNNNNNNNNNNNNNNNNNNNNNNNNNNNNNNNNNNNNNNNNNNNNNNNNNNNNNNNNNNNNNNNNNNNNNNNNNNNNNNNNNNNNNNNNNNNNNNNNNNNNNNNNNNNNNNNNNNNNNNNNNNNNNNNNNNNNNNNNNNNNNNNNNNNNNNNNNNNNNNNNNNNNNNNNNNNNNNNNNNNNNNNNNNNNNNNNNNNNNNNNNNNNNNNNNNNNNNNNNNNNNNNNNNNNNNNNNNNNNNNNNNNNNNNNNNNNNNNNNNNNNNNNNNNNNNNNNNNNNNNNNNNNNNNNNNNNNNNNNNNNNNNNNNNNNNNNNNNNNNNNNNNNNNNNNNNNNNNNNNNNNNNNNNNNNNNNNNNNNNNNNNNNNNNNNNNNNNNNNNNNNNNNNNNNNNNNNNNNNNNNNNNNNNNNNNNNNNNNNNNNNNNNNNNNNNNNNNNNNNNNNNNNNNNNNNNNNNNNNNNNNNNNNNNNNNNNNNNNNNNNNNNNNNNNNNNNNNNNNNNNNNNNNNNNNNNNNNNNNNNNNNNNNNNNNNNNNNNNNNNNNNNNNNNNNNNNNNNNNNNNNNNNNNNNNNNNNNNNNNNNNNNNNNNNNNNNNNNcaatagatatggtggaccccttgtaattaccaacaagccccaccctgtgcttatgaaccacctccccaacatacctttgaaccaccaaactcacaagcccctttacaccatttacctccatatgaccctaacccacatccaccataacaaccaccctatgaaccgaataagccatacatagatccaccccaacctccattggataacaataccctcatctctaacatcattggtctcacctctacactccaaaatcttatatcccgcatgaaccaaccccctacctccaatattcaaccctcaagctccagtgcacttccttttcaaccacataatgatcttttcatcccatcaccacccttcatggaagagcacccacatccatcaatccaagagcaagatgatcccaattatgctattgatatggaacaggaaaggaGAAATCATCTTCACGAATCCATAATttataaagagctagaggaggccctacgggtaaaggtaggagagacccttaaagatgaaggagtagttgaaaggagttgtcatggaaagaaaatcatcgaggatgagtacgattttatacttaaacaactggacaaagcagcaattattaaaaaggaagaagtggtcgcagacttaagagatgctgtacctccatgggaaagtcaagacatagagcctccttccaagacggttgcatttgatgttgaggagggtgtacaacctccaaggcatgtcatggttaaggacttggaagaggtcgatcaagagatggagattcaagaaaaagaagcacaacctcccatgcccttggtgagcaatgaagaagagattaaactggaagaaagctaccaagaggaagaggttggtaTTGAAggaacttgcaaagaggtggaagtatTGGAAGTATTGGAAGTTGCAAAGAAAGCTACCAAGTGTATCTTGATtgcaacccaatttctatttaattttaagagttacaagtattggaagttgatgcatagTTTGCTGAAATCTGCTTCTTTTCAGCTTTGACCaccaatattcaaaaattcacaactccCAATCCTTAACTCCTAAAATTCTGAAGATTTTGAGCAATAAACCAAATTAATCAACttttataacaaaattaatttcGCTCCAAAACTCAGATCGTAGAAATTTCAGCAAGACACACAAATTGCTGGCATGTTTGACCTTTTCTACTGCAGAATAGATTTAACaacctaactttaaaaatttgccaTAAATTGTATGGTTAACAAAAAGGTCTCAAATTTTCCAGTTTAGTTCCTTATATTCCTAAGTTTAACCCAGACTTAGTCTCATATAATTCCGATTATTACATAATTAGTTATAGCTTTCCAAAGTTCTGACTTCGTTTAAAATTATGCAAAAAATCAGATTTTAGAgttcaactttgaaaaatcataactaattctctAATTGATACAAAGccttcaaaattgaattttaataacTATACTTGTTGTAGTTCGATTAGCTTTTAATCTCATAATTTTCCAATCTCTATTAAGATGCTGgttcactttcaaagttgccATTTAATTTCAAAACTCAAAATTTTTCAGTAAGCAATTCAACATCTCAAATTCAATCCTTTAAACATTCTCTAAACCCAATCCCAATCAATCATCAACTAAATCCCTCACCAATACAATAATCATATAACCAGCTcaacagcaacaaattcaacaaaatcCATCAGGATTCAGCATTCCGTCAAACAGTTCacaatccacataatcaatcaatatcactaatCAATAATTCCAGTCACACTTCATAGGCACAATTCAGCATCCATACCATCAATTAATCACTCACAACAATTAAACCTATTTGCAATTTACTCAATAAACCTTGTGGGCATTCTTAAATTTAAACTGTTTAATTAAACCCTTACCTTGATGTCGCGATTAAGGAACCAGGAGGCGGGAATATAACGAGGCAGCTGGCTGGACCAATACTAGCTATGCAACAGTTTCAATCAAGATAGCAGCGGCGTTAGCTCCCACAACAGTGATCATGGTTGCAACGAAACGAAGATTTCAAATTCAATAGAATCGAAAGCAGAAGCGTCTCTGGAAATTTAAAACAGAGCACAGgccaaatttgaattaaaataagaacaagcagTTTAATAAGGAATTGGCAGAATAGGGCGTGCAATTGGAGCAGAAATAAGGGAAAAAGGCTAACCCAGGCCAATGGATGTTGAACCTAATTATAACGGAAGTAGGGCAGCAGCGATTCCTAGCAACACCCTGCGGTGGTTCCGGCAGCAACAACACCCCGCCAGTGGCTCCATTGAGACAAGCTCCAACAAACACAATATAGCCAAGAACATCAGAGGTAGATACAAGGTATTTACAGAATGACAAGGGTTCAGTGATAGTGGTTCTCATGGCTAGGGCTTAACTGACTCACCACTAATGATGGCGGCGACCAAAGATTCCGGCGGCGGCAGAGGAAAGGTCCCTCCTCTGTGCATCAATCTCTCACATGTCTCGCCCTTCTCCTCTGCGATAACATCAACGAaacctcctctccaccattcagTCCGTCCTAGCTACGGTGGCGACTTTCATCAAAGGCAGCAGCAGCGATGGAACCTCCCTCCCTTTTCACATGGTGCTTCTCTGCCACAACCGCGCTCTCCTCTGACACGCATCGTTCTTCCCCTTCCTGTGCAGCAATAACGGCGGCGGCGCTGGCGGAGGGCAGACCACCACCGAGCACTTCCCTTCTTTCTCCTCTCCTCTTCTTCCCCTTTGTCCTTCCCTCCTCTGGCCATTCCCTTTTCTccctctctgtttaattttagAGGATGTGGTATACGTTTGTTTTGGGAGCAAGTGGTAAAGAATAAAGGAACGTGGATCATTAGGGAAAGGATAAGTGGCAGTGTGCGTGTGTCAGTGTAATTGGTTAGGGAGTATACGTATTAGATAATAACAGTACGTATAAAATAAGAAACATAAGAATAGGAAAAATATATACGAGTAGTTTAacaattttacaaaatatttgTGATAGGATaacaatttagaattcaaatataATGCTATAAAGATTACTTTTAAAACGAATAAGATTTTATTCTATCAATCTATTAATGAGctcaaataattatttctaatttaaattataaaataagcatactaatcacattttataaaatacagttaaactcaaaatattaatcatctaaattaaatataaataaaagttgtacataaatattaattgacatAAACTTAGAGTATTTACAAAAATTCatttaatcatttctaataaattaatctctaagagctttaaactaataaaataaaccataatttattcataataaaagttacttaaattaaattatacaattctttcttatttttcaattactaaaattatacaaaatattcaatTATATAAAATTACTTAAGAATCTTATTTGACTTAAAATGAAAttatctccgaatctatttaattatttctaataaaataatttctaaaattataaagtttaaacttaataaaataaagtCATAATCTATTcatatttagattttcaaaaatgcaGGATGTTACATTCTATCcaacttacaaaaattttcgccctcaaaAATTAATACAAGATGAAGAAAAAGTTTATATTCACATCCCCTTTTGAACATTTCAGAGAAACCAAGAAAACCATATAACATAAACATAGAAGAAAATATATTAGGTGAtgtaaaagttgataaaataatttgacgcaaaccaaatttcaaaatccaaaatcaaatagGCATAATATTCGTTCGGAATTTCTTAACAAAGCATGACCTCTTCCTCTTGTCGCCTCAAAACTCCACAACTCCTTATACATTCGTATACTGACCAGATTCACTTTCCGCAAACATAAATCGCATTCCTAAGAACTAGCGCAAATAAGGAATATGAAATATGAGAAGGAAAAGACAAACGGCACGAAAGGTTTATGCGAGAAATTGGAGGAATACTCAGATTTATAATTGCACAAGATGGTATTTCTCAAGGATTTGAAGAAATACGTGAGATTATTGATAATCAAGGATATATAGAAACAATAAAATGCATGGTAAAGAGAGTTAATTCGAAAGCTTAAGAAAGAATTTTGAATCAGAGAGTTTCGATACGAACAATAATAGAAAAGATAGTACAACAATTTAGAACAACTTCAAATTGAAGTAAAGAGAATTTTTCAAAAGAAAGTATATAAGTCCAACATTTCTCAAAAGAACTAAGTAAAATATAAATGTTATATCATgcccaatcaaattcaaattaaaataatttatgtgAAGTTTATCTAATGAAGATTAATTGGAATAAAGGCAAAaatttttctttaggatgatTTGAAAAATACGTAGGTACATAATCAGGTAAATAGATCTgcataaaaatttgaataatGTTGGAAAAGGATCAAATTATGCTCAAATGAGAAAATCTAAAATAAAGTATCCttgtaaaattaaataaaggaCAGGTAGTACTTTTAGAAAGAAACATGCTTCAACTATATAAAGAAATTATTCATTTCTTGTAGGAAAGTACTTATAAAATTGAAGGCTGTCGTATTCGTATTCAAAGAATGGTTACAATCAGAATCTAACAGAAAAAGAATCAAAATAGAACTACTTTCAAAAGGGATTTCAAAATAAGAGTTGTAGAAGAAAACTACTAAGACAGATACATCACATTAAAACAAGGTCAGTTTCTATCATTCTTACAAAGAGACACAAAACCAAAGGCTATAATCTAAGTAGGATACACATAAGCTGCAGAACACGAAGTAAGAGAACTAAACCGAATAATTAGCTTGCTACGAATCGCAATGGTTTAGGAATCAGGGATTATGTGTCATGCCAAAACAAGTTTAGGATCAAatcaagaaatacaaaatttatAAACCATGTCAAAGTTGAATGTTCCCTAAAGATTCAAGAGAACAtaattgatgcacgaaaaacttgtctcgcaacaaatctcccttcggcaagtgtaccgaagttgtcgtcaagtaaaaactcacaatagagtgaggtcgaatcccacagggattgattgatcaagcaactttaattagaagaatgttctagttgagcgaatccaggacttgggttgagagttgcagaaaataaaatggcgggaatgtaaataacagaaaagtaaatgctagaattaaaggactagaagtaaatgactgaaaataaataaaacccacgttaactaggttaacgtggcttttaacgttgccttgttaatccttcgagaacgttagtgacactcaacattgtcactaacgttccagtgtgccccttcttgtttcacattaaagcccacgttaactaggttaacgtggcttctaacgtggtccttgccaaccttcgagaacgttagtgacactcaacattgtcactaacgttccaatgtgcccctgggtctcacgttagagtccacgttaactaggttaacgtggcctctaacgtagccatctttagccatcccaacgtgagtgacaatgttgagtgtcactaacgttggctcatccttcattactcatcgttagcttccacgttaactaagttaacgtggaggttaacgtgactcttggggtttgtgtggttgcttcaacgttagtgacaatgttgagtgtcactaacgttgtcgacaactcttcatcctttacgttagttcccacgttaaccaagttaacgtgggagttaacgtggtactttgcaccataggccaacgttagtgacaatgttgNNNNNNNNNNNNNNNNNNNNNNNNNNNNNNNNNNNNNNNNNNNNNNNNNNNNNGCTGGaagaagagaatgatgaatggaatatccagaggaatgagtcatccttgtggaagtcatattactgattttatggtggtttcatgcatagcaacttaggttcattccattactggctttcagacctttatcatgtccctaaacacttactttgtttatatctcatgagacttttattcattgatccttttattgttatttcaagggttatttgtgttatttaggctaagtgctctgtaagggggcaactctttaagataagctttcagccaacactcccgaacgttcaaggtgctaggtgttgaagcacccctaaggacttactccctcaagtctctcccccatacatacacaccacaggcatatagtttatttattttcttttcttgagaccttggtgtccagcacctctttgggttactaaatgctctgtagtgatggttactcttgataatggattttcagctgataatcccgggttagttaacccaagttaccgagtgataaagcacccctaagagcttattcatccaagtagatccctcacacaggagcaccacagacacttgcctcaagggtaaaaccattgatgcctagccttattgcttactctttttcttttgtttttcacttccattgttctttcccttttctcttcttaggatcttgttattaacttagtctcatgagtatagccaaagtcaagtattcaggatagatagttgtcctcctagccttgtggttgaaccaacttagctaacttatgactacaccacaaactcatgaactcatttcatagtatgaactctactctggtcttttaaaaacaNNNNNNNNNNNNNNNNNNNNNNNNNNNNNNNNNNNNNNNNNNNNNNNNNNNNNNNNNNNNNNNNNNNNNNNNNNNNNNNNNNNNNNNNNNNNNNNNNNNNNNNNNNNNNNNNNNNNNNNNNNNNNNNNNNNNNNNNNNNNNNNNNNNNNNNNNNNNNNNNNNNNNNNNNNNNNNNNNNNNNNNNNNNNNNNNNNNNNNNNNNNNNNNNNNNNNNNNNNNNNNNNNNNNNNNNNNNNNNNNNNNNNNNNNNNNNNNNNNNNNNNNNNNNNNNNNNNNNNNNNNNNNNNNNNNNNNNNNNNNNNNNNNNNNNNNNNNNNNNNNNNNNNNNNNNNNNNNNNNNNNNNNNNNNNNNNNNNNNNNNNNNNNNNNNNNNNNNNNNNNNNNNNNNNNNNNNNNNNNNNNNNNNNNNNNNNNNNNNNNNNNNNNNNNNNNNNNNNNNNNNNNNNNNNNNNNNNNNNNNNNNNNNNNNNNNNNNNNNNNNNNNNNNNNNNNNNNNNNNNNNNNNNNNNNNNNNNNNNNNNNNNNNNNNNNNNNNNNNNNNNNNNNNNNNNNNNNNNNNNNNNNNNNNNNNNNNNNNNNNNNNNNNNNNNNNNNNNNNNNNNNNNNNNNNNNNNNNNNNNNNNNNNNNNNNNNNNNNNNNNNNNNNNNNNNNNNNNNNNNNNNNNNNNNNNNNNNNNNNNNNNNNNNNNNNNNNNNNNNNNNNNNNNNNNNNNNNNNNtctttttggacctcatcatatgtagggatggtatagtgtagctgatgcatattactggtcatgtagttcaacttggcttgagtatttacatagaactcctccctatgtagttgccttccttcattgagtacacagaactcattgaaagttttcatttgggctatctgccgctggttgagttcttgcaagtgcttctcttgaagttcttgcctctcattcacttggttgatggcttgagtgagccgggagtagtgttcctgctgctgctccatttgttgtttttgtCATGCTTCTTGTTGGCTCAGCCAGTTGGTTTGAAGGTTCAGCATTTGCTCTtatccttccatatgtctctgtcccaaatcttcaatggctcttagaaggtgagtcatattcaagttggctgggtcatgatgctcttcttgttgatattcttttTGATGATATTCCTCTTGATGAGCTTCTTCCTGGGCCCTTTGCCTTCCTATATGTGGCCTTCTTAGTTGCTGAGCCGGTGTGGTATAGACCATTCGCTCGAGTGTgactggcctccctgggttcacccagtctgggctGCTGTCCTCAAATATTACCTTGGCTTTGTTGCAcaagcggagaatggtgctggggtaccaaagtctggcacctgagtcagctttctcaactgactcttgaatccctttagcaatgagctcatgcactttgatttccccaccttgcactaagcattgtaccatagtggctcgattgatgttaacctctgaattattagcagctggtaggatggacctccttacaagctCAAACCACCCTTTGGCCTCAGGATGAAGGTCTCCCCTTTTTATGAATTTTGGTCTCCCATCTgaatacctctcccagtcagcggcTATGACACAGATATCTGATGCTATTTCTGAGAGCTCATCCTTATcggggcttctacttatccttgcctgataactctcctcatcaaaatgaggtgatttcaagtgaagagctcttgttatgacacttgggctgaagtccacctcccttcctctcacatagcttttgaaggttggggctttggtcttatcctctctaactgcatttgcatagaattctttgatgaggtttccattgatcttcccctctggactggtgagcaattgccaccccctttgttcgatttttctccaaatctgtggtgattcatttgcattgatttggaagattaattTTGGCAATATCCTTCTGGcacttatccgctcaaattcatgctcatgaaaggcagttttgaatctcttgtCATCAAAAGGAGCACTCTCCATAATCcctttcctcttttgcctctttgagcttgatgatgccatgacttGAATTGTTGTTTGAGGGGATTTGGGGCTTCGGATAGATGAAGAGTGGGTTGGTTAAAACAATTTGTGATAAAGAGTTTAGTGTGCCAatagaagtgtggagagtggggatttggatgtgaggagtgagcatgcactaaggttcacttatataagaaaatcatgagtgagtgaagggtgtggattgcatgaatgtttactagatggacggatggggttgtatatgaaggaaagacaaggatcatcactttaatgagagtgattggttcggtcttcaagggttttctttctccaatgttgcatggcagcgtTTCCCCATGTGTTtcctcttgagacatgtgtgtagtgctcttcattaagtggagaaatctcccccatttaattgtccaatcaatccctttttatgcttcttttccttttctataaagatttgaaacaaggaaattaatatcataaaaaaaaaatctacggctagaaaaaaatgaaagaaaggatttgattatttatctatgaattccaactaactaactaactattggtgggtccttatatgcattttggtggcaccatgaggtgacaccaaacttagtttgagtCACTGTGATGAAAGTtttgtgttcaaagctccc is a window encoding:
- the LOC110271486 gene encoding uncharacterized protein LOC110271486 gives rise to the protein MARGGKDKGEEEERRKKGSARWWSALRQRRRRYCCTGRGRTMRVRGEREEKGETCERLMHRGGTFPLPPPESLVAAIISACLNGATGGVLLLPEPPQGVARNRCCPTSVIIRFNIHWPGDASAFDSIEFEIFVSLQP